Part of the Haemophilus influenzae genome is shown below.
TCAAGATTGTTCATTTTGCTTTCCTTTTGTTTAAAGATGAATTAAAACGGCGTCATATTAATCTTTAACGGATAGTCAAACAATAATTAAAATTGAAAAATACTTTTTACCAAAAGTAAAAAATAACTAAAGTAGCTTTTCAATCCAATTAGAAAAAGCATCAGCATCCATAAAGCCCGTTACTCTACTTCCTTTAATTTCATTATTTTGCTGATCAAAAAATAAAATCGTAGGCAATCCCATCACATTAAAGCGTTCCATTAATGCTTTATTTTCTGGGCTATTCTTTGTCATATTCACTTGTAACAATAAGATATTTTGAAATTGCTGTTGCACTTGTGGATCTGAAAACGTCAGCTTTTCAAATTCTTTACAAGCAACACACCAATCCGCGTATAAATCCAACATAGCAATTGAATGCGGATTTTCCGCTAAAGTGCGGTCAAGTTCTTCAGTATTTTTAATTTGCTTAAATTTAACTTGAGAAACAGGCATATTTTCTACCGCACTTTGTGTTGTAGTTTGAGTTTGCCAAATCCAATTTTGCAGGGGTTGTACAGTAACCATAGCCAACGCAAAACTAATAATTTTAATAGCATAGCCAAAACCGTTCTTAGACATCTGCAACGCAAACCAAATAAAAAATACTGTCGCTAACCCAGCCCATAAGCGAGGTTCCCATACTTCAGGCAAAATTCGAGAAAGTAAAAACACAGGTAACGCTAACATCACAAAGCCGAATGTTTGTTTCACTGTGTTCATCCACTCACCTGATTTTGGCAAAATTTTATTACCAAACAATGTGATTAACATTAGCGGCACGCCCATACCAAGAGCGAGCAAATAAAGGGTTGCAGCGCCTGTGAATAAATCGCCACTTTGCGCCACATAAAGTAAAGCACCAGAAAGTGGCGCAGATGTACAAGGCGATGCCACCAGCCCAGCAATCATTCCCATCGCAAAGGAACCGCCAAAAGCACCTGAGGTTTGTTTTTGGCTCCATGTATTCAATTTATTTTGTAAGCTATTTGGCAATTGAATAGTAAATAAGCCAAACATTGAAAGGGCAAGCACAACAAATAAAATAGAAAGCCCGATCATCACATAAGGATGTTGCAAGGCGATTTGAAACGGTAAACCGATGGCTGCCACTGCAAGACCTAACAAAGTGTAAGTCAGAGCCATGCCTTGAACGTAAAGAAAAGCTAAACTAAACGCTCGCATCATATTTGGACGTTGTTGCTGACCGATAACAATAGCAGAAAGCAACGGTAACATTGGCAATACGCAAGGCGTAAAAGCCAGTCCCAATCCTAATAAAAAGAAACCAAAAATTGTCCATTTACTATGGAATAAACCATCAGCTAAACGATCTTGTTCAGATAAAAGTGCGGTATTTTTTTCAACTGTTTTTTCGACAATTTGCTCTTGAGAAACCGCTAAATCCCCAATTCGTAATACTTTAGTTTCAGGCGGATAGCAAAAACCTTCGGTACATCCTTGATAAGTGATTTCAACCTTATCATCAGCATTATTAAATGTGCCCCTAAATATGCCATCAATTGAGTGAGTAAAAACTTTTACTTCGCCAAAATAAGGATCTTGATGTAACTCCGCCGCCTGTTGGGTATATAAAGAGAGAGGATTTGATTTACCGACTAACTCAGCACTAATTTTATCTTGATACAAATAATAGCCATCGGCAATATCCCAATGGGCTTGTAACTGGCTTTTATCTGTAGATAAAGTAGCAGAAAAAGCAAAAGCATCATCTACTTTTAAAAAGGTTTGTTTTTTATCGAATAAACCTGAATTAGCCGCAAAAGCGGTGAAAATCAGCGTAAAAAAAAGAAAGAGTTTTTTCATAGAATTGAGTATAAAAATATAGATTCTCGAAATTCTATCATAAAGAAAGTTGAATACCTAAAACTATGATTTAGATCACAAAAAGGAAAATCAAGTAAAAAATTACCGCACTTTTTTATTGTTACAATAATGTTGCACAGATAGAATGATAGCTTTGATAGCATACGCCAAAATAAGTATAAGGATGGAAAATGACTACTCCAAAAATTCTCGTTGTTGAAGATGAAATTGTCACTCGAAATACGCTTAAAGGGATTTTTGAAGCGGAAGGATATGATGTGTTTGAAGCAGAAAATGGTGTTGAAATGCATCATATATTGGCAAATCATAATATTAATTTGGTTGTGATGGATATTAATTTACCAGGTAAAAACGGCTTATTATTGGCAAGAGAACTCCGTGAAGAATTAAGCTTACCTCTTATTTTTTTAACTGGTCGAGATAATGAAGTGGATAAAATTTTAGGTCTGGAAATTGGTGCCGACGATTATTTAACCAAACCTTTTAACCCTAGAGAACTGACTATCCGCGCACGTAATCTATTGCATCGCACAATGTCGCATCAAGAAAAAGAAAATACATTTGGTCGAGAATTCTATCGTTTTAATGGTTGGAAATTAGACCTAAATAGCCACAGTTTAATTACACCAGAAGGACAAGAATTCAAACTTCCTCGCAGTGAATTTCGTGCAATGTTACATTTCTGTGAAAATCCAGGAAAATTGCAAACGCGCGAAGAATTGCTGAAAAAAATGACGGGACGAGAGTTAAAACCTCAGGATCGTACCGTAGATGTCACAATTCGACGTATCAGAAAACATTTTGAAGATCATCCAAATACTCCAAATATCATTATGACTATACATGGAGAAGGCTATCGTTTTTGCGGAGATATTGAATAAAGTGATTTTTCCACATAAAAATTCCTTTTTGAAATTCATTTCCTATTTTGTTAGAATCCGCACACTTTTCAGTATCTAATGGAAAGTGAGTTCGGATGAAGGTAGCTGGAGAGCGGGGAATTGACCCCACACCGACGATGTAAAATCTTTCAGGTGCGATGGCAGGGACTGTTACTGGACGAACCCTTGGAGAGATCCATTTTAGAAATGGACGCCGAAGGCGCAAAAGAGCGGTTAATTTTTCAATCGTTTTTCAAACGCTCAGGCAAAAGGACAGGGGCAAAAGGCAATCTATCGTAAGTGTGGAAATTATTTATTTTTTACCGCACTTTCTTTTCCATTGTATCTTTTCGTCTTCTTGTCGTGTTTATTTTTGATTTAAACGACGAGGAATCACATGACAATTGAGTCAATTCTTTCAGCTATTGATAGCTTTATTTGGGGCGCACCTCTACTTATATTATTATCTGGTACAGGACTCTATTTAACGTTACGCTTAGGCTTTATTCAAATTCGCTACTTACCACGCGCACTAGGTTATTTGTTCAAAAAAGATAAAGGTGGAAAAGGGGATGTTTCCTCTTTTGCCGCACTTTGTACCGCATTAGCAGCAACAATTGGAACGGGTAATATTGTGGGCGTTGCAACTGCGGTACAAGCAGGTGGGCCAGGGGCTATTTTTTGGATGTGGCTGGTTGCTTTGTTAGGAATGGCAACAAAATATGCCGAATGTTTACTCGCAGTTAAATATCGTGTTCGTGATAAGAATGGCTTTATGGCTGGCGGCCCGATGTATTACATTGAACGCGGACTAGGTATTAAATGGCTGGCAAAATTATTTGCATTATTTGGTGTAATGGTGGCCTTTTTCGGAATAGGTACATTCCCACAAGTGAATGCAATTACTCACGCAATGCAAGACACTTTTAACATTCCCATTTTAGTTACAGCAATTATTGTTGCACTTTTAGTCGGCTTAATCATTCTTGGCGGAGTTAAACGTATCGCAACCACATCATCAGTAATTGTGCCGTTTATGGCGATTTTATACGTCACGACTTCACTGGTTATTATCCTTTTGAATATAGAAAAAGTACCAGATGCGATTTTATTGATTATTGATAGTGCTTTTGATCCGCAAGCTGCATTAGGCGGTGTCGTAGGGCTTACTGTAATGAAAGCGATTCAATCAGGCGTCGCTAGAGGCATTTTCTCCAATGAATCAGGTTTAGGAAGTGCGCCAATTGCAGCCGCAGCGGCACAAACTCGTGAGCCTGTCCGTCAAGGTTTAATTTCTATGACAGGAACATTCTTGGATACCATTATTGTTTGTACGATGACGGGGATTGTATTGGTATTAACTGGAGCTTGGAATAACCCTGAATTAGCGGGTGCAACAGTAACAAACTACGCCTTTGCACAAGGTTTAGGCACATCAATTGGTGCAACGATTGTAACAGTTGGCTTATTATTTTTTGCATTCACGACTATTTTAGGTTGGTGTTACTACGGGGAACGTTGTTTCGTTTATCTTGTGGGTATTCGTGCGATAAAAATATATCGCTTAACCTATATTAT
Proteins encoded:
- the arcA gene encoding two-component system response regulator ArcA, with amino-acid sequence MTTPKILVVEDEIVTRNTLKGIFEAEGYDVFEAENGVEMHHILANHNINLVVMDINLPGKNGLLLARELREELSLPLIFLTGRDNEVDKILGLEIGADDYLTKPFNPRELTIRARNLLHRTMSHQEKENTFGREFYRFNGWKLDLNSHSLITPEGQEFKLPRSEFRAMLHFCENPGKLQTREELLKKMTGRELKPQDRTVDVTIRRIRKHFEDHPNTPNIIMTIHGEGYRFCGDIE
- a CDS encoding protein-disulfide reductase DsbD, giving the protein MKKLFLFFTLIFTAFAANSGLFDKKQTFLKVDDAFAFSATLSTDKSQLQAHWDIADGYYLYQDKISAELVGKSNPLSLYTQQAAELHQDPYFGEVKVFTHSIDGIFRGTFNNADDKVEITYQGCTEGFCYPPETKVLRIGDLAVSQEQIVEKTVEKNTALLSEQDRLADGLFHSKWTIFGFFLLGLGLAFTPCVLPMLPLLSAIVIGQQQRPNMMRAFSLAFLYVQGMALTYTLLGLAVAAIGLPFQIALQHPYVMIGLSILFVVLALSMFGLFTIQLPNSLQNKLNTWSQKQTSGAFGGSFAMGMIAGLVASPCTSAPLSGALLYVAQSGDLFTGAATLYLLALGMGVPLMLITLFGNKILPKSGEWMNTVKQTFGFVMLALPVFLLSRILPEVWEPRLWAGLATVFFIWFALQMSKNGFGYAIKIISFALAMVTVQPLQNWIWQTQTTTQSAVENMPVSQVKFKQIKNTEELDRTLAENPHSIAMLDLYADWCVACKEFEKLTFSDPQVQQQFQNILLLQVNMTKNSPENKALMERFNVMGLPTILFFDQQNNEIKGSRVTGFMDADAFSNWIEKLL
- a CDS encoding alanine/glycine:cation symporter family protein, encoding MTIESILSAIDSFIWGAPLLILLSGTGLYLTLRLGFIQIRYLPRALGYLFKKDKGGKGDVSSFAALCTALAATIGTGNIVGVATAVQAGGPGAIFWMWLVALLGMATKYAECLLAVKYRVRDKNGFMAGGPMYYIERGLGIKWLAKLFALFGVMVAFFGIGTFPQVNAITHAMQDTFNIPILVTAIIVALLVGLIILGGVKRIATTSSVIVPFMAILYVTTSLVIILLNIEKVPDAILLIIDSAFDPQAALGGVVGLTVMKAIQSGVARGIFSNESGLGSAPIAAAAAQTREPVRQGLISMTGTFLDTIIVCTMTGIVLVLTGAWNNPELAGATVTNYAFAQGLGTSIGATIVTVGLLFFAFTTILGWCYYGERCFVYLVGIRAIKIYRLTYIILVGLGAFLHLNLIWIIADIVNGLMAFPNLIALIGLRKVIVEETKDYFQRLKINHYDQDEVIK